The following proteins are encoded in a genomic region of Oncorhynchus kisutch isolate 150728-3 linkage group LG18, Okis_V2, whole genome shotgun sequence:
- the vaspb gene encoding vasodilator-stimulated phosphoprotein isoform X1, translating to MSESSICQARATVMIYDDGNKMWLPAGTGSQTFSRVQIYHNPSTNAFRVVGRKMQTDQQVVINCPIVKGLKYNEATPNFHQWRDARQVWGLNFGSKEDAALFASGMAHALEVLNSLADAGYATLPRPVSNGPSPEELEQQRRLEQQERERQEWERLERERQQAAAVPTPPVPPLAPPAPPGPPPPPGPPPSGPPPPPGPPPPGPPAAGSGPPPAPPLPSPGGDGGLGGGAGGLATALAAAKLRRVAKDDSGSVAAASSAAAPAAKPDQSRTSGSIGGGGGGGGLMGEMASILARRKKMADGGAKPPAKTADNDDSESQGQSDTLGRRPWEKSATMPRNNSISKSMDSTSPLPQGPRVKHAGGSNDAGGGEETDMERIKQEILDEMRKELQKVKEEIIGAFIEELQKRGST from the exons TGAGTCCAGTATCTGCCAGGCTCGGGCCACGGTGATGATCTATGATGATGGGAATAAGATGTGGCTCCCGGCAGGAACAGGGTCTCAGACCTTCAGCAGGGTCCAGATCTACCACAACCCCTCCACTAACGCCTTCAGAGTGGTGGGACGCAAGATGCAGACAGATCAACAG GTGGTGATTAACTGTCCGATTGTGAAGGGCCTGAAGTACAATGAGGCCACGCCTAACTTCCACCAGTGGCGAGACGCACGGCAGGTGTGGGGGCTCAACTTCGGCAGTAAGGAGGATGCCGCCCTCTTCGCCAGCGGAATGGCCCATGCACTGGAGGTGCTCAACTCTCTGGCAGATGCAG GTTACGCTACCCTCCCCCGCCCAGTGTCAAATGGACCTTCCCCAGAGGAGCTGGAACAGCAGCGGAG GCTGGAGCAACAAGAGAGAGAGCGGCAGGagtgggagagactggagagagagagacaacaagctGCAGCAG tGCCCACTCCTCCAGTCCCACCGTTGGCCCCCCCAGCACCTCCGGGGCCCCCTCCACCCCCAGGACCTCCTCCGTCTgggccccctcctccccctggaCCTCCTCCCCCAGGACCCCCGGCCGCAGGATCAGGACCCCCGCCAGCCCCACCGCTGCCCTCCCCAGGAGGAGATGGGGGcctagggggaggtgcagggggcCTGGCGACAGCCTTAGCTGCGGCCAAGCTCCGCAGAGTGGCCAag GACGATAGTGGTAGTGTTGCTGCTGCTTCTTCTGCTGCAGCACCAGCTGCCAAGCCTGATCAAAGCCGCACCAGTGGGTCCatcggtggtggtggtggtggaggaggcctCATGGGTGAGATGGCATCCATCCTGGCACGGAG GAAAAAAATGGCAGACGGTGGGGCTAAGCCACCTGCTAAGACAGCAGATAAT GATGACTCAGAGTCTCAAGGCCAAAGTG ACACTCTTGGAAGAAGACCATGGGAGAAATCAGCCACTATGCCCAG GAATAACTCCATCTCCAAGAGCATGGACTCCACCTCTCCCTTGCCCCAGGGTCCCAG GGTGAAGCATGCAGGTGGTAGTAATGATGCTGGAGGTGGTGAAGAGACAGATATGGAGAGGATTAAACAG GAGATTCTTGACGAGATGCGGAAGGAGTTACAAAAAGTCAAGGAGGAGATAATCGGAG CCTTTATTGAGGAGCTACAGAAGAGGGGTTCCACATAG
- the vaspb gene encoding vasodilator-stimulated phosphoprotein isoform X3, whose protein sequence is MSESSICQARATVMIYDDGNKMWLPAGTGSQTFSRVQIYHNPSTNAFRVVGRKMQTDQQVVINCPIVKGLKYNEATPNFHQWRDARQVWGLNFGSKEDAALFASGMAHALEVLNSLADAGYATLPRPVSNGPSPEELEQQRRLEQQERERQEWERLERERQQAAAVPTPPVPPLAPPAPPGPPPPPGPPPSGPPPPPGPPPPGPPAAGSGPPPAPPLPSPGGDGGLGGGAGGLATALAAAKLRRVAKDDSGSVAAASSAAAPAAKPDQSRTSGSIGGGGGGGGLMGEMASILARRKKMADGGAKPPAKTADNDDSESQGQSDTLGRRPWEKSATMPRVKHAGGSNDAGGGEETDMERIKQEILDEMRKELQKVKEEIIGAFIEELQKRGST, encoded by the exons TGAGTCCAGTATCTGCCAGGCTCGGGCCACGGTGATGATCTATGATGATGGGAATAAGATGTGGCTCCCGGCAGGAACAGGGTCTCAGACCTTCAGCAGGGTCCAGATCTACCACAACCCCTCCACTAACGCCTTCAGAGTGGTGGGACGCAAGATGCAGACAGATCAACAG GTGGTGATTAACTGTCCGATTGTGAAGGGCCTGAAGTACAATGAGGCCACGCCTAACTTCCACCAGTGGCGAGACGCACGGCAGGTGTGGGGGCTCAACTTCGGCAGTAAGGAGGATGCCGCCCTCTTCGCCAGCGGAATGGCCCATGCACTGGAGGTGCTCAACTCTCTGGCAGATGCAG GTTACGCTACCCTCCCCCGCCCAGTGTCAAATGGACCTTCCCCAGAGGAGCTGGAACAGCAGCGGAG GCTGGAGCAACAAGAGAGAGAGCGGCAGGagtgggagagactggagagagagagacaacaagctGCAGCAG tGCCCACTCCTCCAGTCCCACCGTTGGCCCCCCCAGCACCTCCGGGGCCCCCTCCACCCCCAGGACCTCCTCCGTCTgggccccctcctccccctggaCCTCCTCCCCCAGGACCCCCGGCCGCAGGATCAGGACCCCCGCCAGCCCCACCGCTGCCCTCCCCAGGAGGAGATGGGGGcctagggggaggtgcagggggcCTGGCGACAGCCTTAGCTGCGGCCAAGCTCCGCAGAGTGGCCAag GACGATAGTGGTAGTGTTGCTGCTGCTTCTTCTGCTGCAGCACCAGCTGCCAAGCCTGATCAAAGCCGCACCAGTGGGTCCatcggtggtggtggtggtggaggaggcctCATGGGTGAGATGGCATCCATCCTGGCACGGAG GAAAAAAATGGCAGACGGTGGGGCTAAGCCACCTGCTAAGACAGCAGATAAT GATGACTCAGAGTCTCAAGGCCAAAGTG ACACTCTTGGAAGAAGACCATGGGAGAAATCAGCCACTATGCCCAG GGTGAAGCATGCAGGTGGTAGTAATGATGCTGGAGGTGGTGAAGAGACAGATATGGAGAGGATTAAACAG GAGATTCTTGACGAGATGCGGAAGGAGTTACAAAAAGTCAAGGAGGAGATAATCGGAG CCTTTATTGAGGAGCTACAGAAGAGGGGTTCCACATAG
- the vaspb gene encoding vasodilator-stimulated phosphoprotein isoform X2 — MIYDDGNKMWLPAGTGSQTFSRVQIYHNPSTNAFRVVGRKMQTDQQVVINCPIVKGLKYNEATPNFHQWRDARQVWGLNFGSKEDAALFASGMAHALEVLNSLADAGYATLPRPVSNGPSPEELEQQRRLEQQERERQEWERLERERQQAAAVPTPPVPPLAPPAPPGPPPPPGPPPSGPPPPPGPPPPGPPAAGSGPPPAPPLPSPGGDGGLGGGAGGLATALAAAKLRRVAKDDSGSVAAASSAAAPAAKPDQSRTSGSIGGGGGGGGLMGEMASILARRKKMADGGAKPPAKTADNDDSESQGQSDTLGRRPWEKSATMPRNNSISKSMDSTSPLPQGPRVKHAGGSNDAGGGEETDMERIKQEILDEMRKELQKVKEEIIGAFIEELQKRGST, encoded by the exons ATGATCTATGATGATGGGAATAAGATGTGGCTCCCGGCAGGAACAGGGTCTCAGACCTTCAGCAGGGTCCAGATCTACCACAACCCCTCCACTAACGCCTTCAGAGTGGTGGGACGCAAGATGCAGACAGATCAACAG GTGGTGATTAACTGTCCGATTGTGAAGGGCCTGAAGTACAATGAGGCCACGCCTAACTTCCACCAGTGGCGAGACGCACGGCAGGTGTGGGGGCTCAACTTCGGCAGTAAGGAGGATGCCGCCCTCTTCGCCAGCGGAATGGCCCATGCACTGGAGGTGCTCAACTCTCTGGCAGATGCAG GTTACGCTACCCTCCCCCGCCCAGTGTCAAATGGACCTTCCCCAGAGGAGCTGGAACAGCAGCGGAG GCTGGAGCAACAAGAGAGAGAGCGGCAGGagtgggagagactggagagagagagacaacaagctGCAGCAG tGCCCACTCCTCCAGTCCCACCGTTGGCCCCCCCAGCACCTCCGGGGCCCCCTCCACCCCCAGGACCTCCTCCGTCTgggccccctcctccccctggaCCTCCTCCCCCAGGACCCCCGGCCGCAGGATCAGGACCCCCGCCAGCCCCACCGCTGCCCTCCCCAGGAGGAGATGGGGGcctagggggaggtgcagggggcCTGGCGACAGCCTTAGCTGCGGCCAAGCTCCGCAGAGTGGCCAag GACGATAGTGGTAGTGTTGCTGCTGCTTCTTCTGCTGCAGCACCAGCTGCCAAGCCTGATCAAAGCCGCACCAGTGGGTCCatcggtggtggtggtggtggaggaggcctCATGGGTGAGATGGCATCCATCCTGGCACGGAG GAAAAAAATGGCAGACGGTGGGGCTAAGCCACCTGCTAAGACAGCAGATAAT GATGACTCAGAGTCTCAAGGCCAAAGTG ACACTCTTGGAAGAAGACCATGGGAGAAATCAGCCACTATGCCCAG GAATAACTCCATCTCCAAGAGCATGGACTCCACCTCTCCCTTGCCCCAGGGTCCCAG GGTGAAGCATGCAGGTGGTAGTAATGATGCTGGAGGTGGTGAAGAGACAGATATGGAGAGGATTAAACAG GAGATTCTTGACGAGATGCGGAAGGAGTTACAAAAAGTCAAGGAGGAGATAATCGGAG CCTTTATTGAGGAGCTACAGAAGAGGGGTTCCACATAG
- the vaspb gene encoding vasodilator-stimulated phosphoprotein isoform X4, translated as MIYDDGNKMWLPAGTGSQTFSRVQIYHNPSTNAFRVVGRKMQTDQQVVINCPIVKGLKYNEATPNFHQWRDARQVWGLNFGSKEDAALFASGMAHALEVLNSLADAGYATLPRPVSNGPSPEELEQQRRLEQQERERQEWERLERERQQAAAVPTPPVPPLAPPAPPGPPPPPGPPPSGPPPPPGPPPPGPPAAGSGPPPAPPLPSPGGDGGLGGGAGGLATALAAAKLRRVAKDDSGSVAAASSAAAPAAKPDQSRTSGSIGGGGGGGGLMGEMASILARRKKMADGGAKPPAKTADNDDSESQGQSDTLGRRPWEKSATMPRVKHAGGSNDAGGGEETDMERIKQEILDEMRKELQKVKEEIIGAFIEELQKRGST; from the exons ATGATCTATGATGATGGGAATAAGATGTGGCTCCCGGCAGGAACAGGGTCTCAGACCTTCAGCAGGGTCCAGATCTACCACAACCCCTCCACTAACGCCTTCAGAGTGGTGGGACGCAAGATGCAGACAGATCAACAG GTGGTGATTAACTGTCCGATTGTGAAGGGCCTGAAGTACAATGAGGCCACGCCTAACTTCCACCAGTGGCGAGACGCACGGCAGGTGTGGGGGCTCAACTTCGGCAGTAAGGAGGATGCCGCCCTCTTCGCCAGCGGAATGGCCCATGCACTGGAGGTGCTCAACTCTCTGGCAGATGCAG GTTACGCTACCCTCCCCCGCCCAGTGTCAAATGGACCTTCCCCAGAGGAGCTGGAACAGCAGCGGAG GCTGGAGCAACAAGAGAGAGAGCGGCAGGagtgggagagactggagagagagagacaacaagctGCAGCAG tGCCCACTCCTCCAGTCCCACCGTTGGCCCCCCCAGCACCTCCGGGGCCCCCTCCACCCCCAGGACCTCCTCCGTCTgggccccctcctccccctggaCCTCCTCCCCCAGGACCCCCGGCCGCAGGATCAGGACCCCCGCCAGCCCCACCGCTGCCCTCCCCAGGAGGAGATGGGGGcctagggggaggtgcagggggcCTGGCGACAGCCTTAGCTGCGGCCAAGCTCCGCAGAGTGGCCAag GACGATAGTGGTAGTGTTGCTGCTGCTTCTTCTGCTGCAGCACCAGCTGCCAAGCCTGATCAAAGCCGCACCAGTGGGTCCatcggtggtggtggtggtggaggaggcctCATGGGTGAGATGGCATCCATCCTGGCACGGAG GAAAAAAATGGCAGACGGTGGGGCTAAGCCACCTGCTAAGACAGCAGATAAT GATGACTCAGAGTCTCAAGGCCAAAGTG ACACTCTTGGAAGAAGACCATGGGAGAAATCAGCCACTATGCCCAG GGTGAAGCATGCAGGTGGTAGTAATGATGCTGGAGGTGGTGAAGAGACAGATATGGAGAGGATTAAACAG GAGATTCTTGACGAGATGCGGAAGGAGTTACAAAAAGTCAAGGAGGAGATAATCGGAG CCTTTATTGAGGAGCTACAGAAGAGGGGTTCCACATAG